The DNA segment ATCATGATGATGGTCAAAGCTATTTGCATTGTCCCAATTGCGGCGAGATGATAGAGATAAAGTGATTATTCTTGTGGAAAACCGTAACGGTTCCCCGCTTGTGAAAGCTTCCTGAGCAAAGCGAAGGATTTTTCTTGACAAAGTTTCATTAACGTATATATAATTAATCCATTAACTATTAAGGAGTAAACAAAATGAGCGTATTTGAAGAGATGGGCTTTAATCCGGAACAGATCAACAAAAACGAGGAGTTTGTCTACAATATAGCCAGAACATATCTTATGCTTACCAAGGAATTTTCAGAGTTCTACAAAGAATTTAAGTTTACACCCGCAAAATTCAACGCGTTGGTTCTTATTGAACATCTTGGCAAGGAAGACGGTGTATCTCAAATAGAAATATCAGAAAAACTTATTGTGACAGGAGCTAATATAACAGGGCTTATTGACAGATTGGAGAAAGATAAGCTGGTTGTGAGAATCCCTGATATTAAAGATAGGAGATCAAATAGAATAAAGATAACTAAAAAAGGCGAGGAATTAATAGAGAAAATCTGGCCATTGCATATTGAAAAAACAAATTCATTAATAAAACATATTTCCAATAATAGGAAATATGAGGTTATTGGGTGTTTAACGGAGATAAGAGAAAGATTGGGAAAGGAGGTGAGATAATATAAAAATACAAAAGTCAAAATTGGGAGAACTATGTTAGCTGAAATCAGAAAAATTTGATAAAATGTTAATTTTAACAAGGAGGAAATGAAAAATGATTGCAAAAAAAATCGCCCTAGGATTTGGAATCGCGGTTGTTCTGCCAATGATGGTTCATTATGGTGTAAGTACTTTTAGCCCACGTGTGAAGTGGCAAGACTATCAGATTGAGAACTATTCTCAACGTTACAAAAGAGCAACTCCCGCTGAAAAAGTAAAGCTTGAAAAAGAGAAATCGCAACTGACAAAGCAGCGAAAAGAACATGAAAAACGCTTTGAAAAGCATTTATTTTTCGTGGCTGCTCCAATAGGTATAGCTGCAATCATCGTTGGTTCTGTCATCGCAGTTCAAAGTATTGGGACAGGGCTCATATTTGGGGGAATTTTTACTCTTTTGAATGGTTATTGCTGGTATTGGTCGGAATTACAGGACTGGATGAGATTTTTGTCGCTTCTGGTTGCTTTTGTAATTCTCATCTTTATTGGATATCGTAAATTTGGTAAATAAGACCCAAATAATCAGGGTTATGATGCAATAAGAAGAGCGTTCTTAATAGAGATGATTAAAGTTTTTGGTGAAAATTAAGGAGGAAAATTTATGATGAAGAAAAAACATATGGCCAGTTTCCTGTATCTTTTCTTAATGATCTTTTTGTGCAGAACTGCATATCCATTATGGCAAGAGGATAAGGTGGATCTGTGGCCGATCTTTACCTATGATGATAATCCAACCAAAATTAACTTTCTCTGGCCGATTACTATGTATAAACATGCGCCTGATGAAACATCTTTTGCATTAAGACCATTATTTCATTCAGCATCTGAGGGGAATGAGTACAATCTGGATTTGATATGGCCTCTTGGAAAATACTCAAGTGAAGGAGAAGACATAAGGAAAGTCTATTTCTGGCCGATCAGTTACTATTCCAAAGATAACGATGAAAAGAAGATATACCTGTTCCCCATTTATTATCATCGCGACGGAAATAAAAAAAGTTATAGCATCATACCACTGTTTCATTATTCGGATGAAAATTTTTACTTATTTCCTTTCTACATGCGTATGGATGAATATTCAAAAAGGATTTTCAGCCCTTTGTTTTATTATGGTAGGGAGCCCAATAAGAAGGAATTCTGGTTTATAAACACATACTATAGAAATAACTTGAATGCTAAAGAAAGAACCGAAGTGTTCTTTCCTGTTTATTTCAGAGGATATGATAAAAACTCCAGATGGCTGTTTGTATTTCCAATAGGAGGGAAGCATCAGGGAGAAACGAGGTCTAAAACCATGGCTCTCTTTCCTCTTTATCTTAATTTTAAAAATTTTAAGGATAGCGACAAAAGGGAAGTTAAAAATTCAGAGACACATTTTCTTTGGCCATTAGGAAAATACAATAAAAGCGATGGCAAAAAGAAAGCCTATTTTTGGCCGATTGCTTACTATTCCAGTGATGGCGATCATGAGAAAAAGTTTTATTTATTCCCTATTTATTATCATCGCGATGGTGACGAAAAAAATTATTGCATTATACCTGTGTTTTATTATGGTAATAAGCCTAAAGGAAAAGCATTTTGGTTTATAAATACCTATTATAGAAATGATTTAGCTGCTAAAGAGAAAGATTTGTGGATTGTTCCTATTTATTTCAAAGGACATGGGAGGAATTTCAGATATCTATTTGTGTTCCCTATAGGAGGAAAATACGAGGGGAAATCTAAATCCACAACCATGGCTCTTTTCCCTCTTTATCTCAATACTAAGTGTTTTAATGATAATAATAAAAAGGAAGTTAAAAATTCAGAGACGCATTTTCTTTGGCCGTTAGGAAAATATTCTAAAAACTACTCACAAAAATGCAAAATGTCTAGTATCAGAATATTCCCTATCTTCAAAAAAGAGATAAAAGGTCAAAAAAAATCAGGATACTTGATGTGGCCATTATACTGGTTTTTAAGTGATAACTTGGAAAAGAGTGAGGGACTCATATGTTATAAGAAGCACAAACAAGAAACTTATTATAGGGATTTTTATGAACGCGATTATAAGAGTGACCATACAGGTATAGTCTTATGGCGCTGGGATGAAAAGGGGAAGGTTATAACAAAAACGTATCCTGATAATAAGAAGGACACAAAACCTTCAGATACAAAAGAGATAGCTTATAAACGATCAGGCCTTGCTCTCTGGCCGCTTTATTACCACAAGAATTTTAATGGCAAAGCAGGTCATTACTTTATTTGGCCTCTTTTGGGAAGACCAAAACAATACGTCTCAAGGAACAATAAACTGTCGAAGTGGGATTGGGATTTTATTTTTCCAATCGGTGAATATACAAAAGAAAACGAAAAGGTTAGTATCTTGGATGACGATTACGAGATTAAGCCAAGCTTAGAGTACGACGCAAAAAATAATTTAAAAACTATCGGTTTGTGGCCATTATATAAATATCAGAAAGAAACTTCAAAAATTAATAAAGAACGATTTGGATCAAGGCATTCATTCTTGTGGCCTTTGGGTAAAATCATTGTTAACAAAGATAAAGAGGGTAAAAAGTTTACAGGACAGAGATTTTTTCCACTGTATTGGAGCAAAAGGGAAGAAGATAATAACAAGACTGTGCAAAAGACAAAACTCTGGCCGATTCTTGGTTATGGAATGGATGATAAAGGAAAATACTCTTTATCTCTGGTTTCTCCATTTCCCGCATTGGAAGATCCTGAAGGATATGAAGCTAACTGGGCACCTTATTTCTCTTTTTATCACATTCAGGGCGTGAAAAATGAATATAAAGAATCCTTTATTTTATACCGATTGTATCGTCACTACAAATCTAGTTCAGAAAGGCAGCTCCAAATATGGATGCTGTATGATTATTTTAAGCAAAAAGATAAGATTAAAGTTAATCTGTTAAAAGGTTTCTTGGGCTATGAGAAAGATCATAATAAAAAGCATATGAGACTTTTATATTTTAAAATACCAGTAGGGAATAAAGGAAAGGGAAGAATATGAATAATGAACAAATCAGGAACGAATTAGAAGAACTCAAAAAATCAAATCAGACTCAGTCTGATAAAATAAGAAAGCTGGAAAACAGGTTATCCGGGAATGTAAAGACGGAGACTGTTGAACCGCCCGTTATAAAGGCGCCTCCTGCTAAACCATCAATTGACAAAATGCCTACTAAAAGAGAAACAAAGTCTCCTTCAGAAATTGAGTTGCTTATTGGAGGTAATTTGCTAAACAAAATCGGAATATTTGCGTTTCTTGTAGGTATTAGTTT comes from the bacterium genome and includes:
- a CDS encoding MarR family transcriptional regulator, which translates into the protein MSVFEEMGFNPEQINKNEEFVYNIARTYLMLTKEFSEFYKEFKFTPAKFNALVLIEHLGKEDGVSQIEISEKLIVTGANITGLIDRLEKDKLVVRIPDIKDRRSNRIKITKKGEELIEKIWPLHIEKTNSLIKHISNNRKYEVIGCLTEIRERLGKEVR
- a CDS encoding TMEM14 family protein; translation: MIAKKIALGFGIAVVLPMMVHYGVSTFSPRVKWQDYQIENYSQRYKRATPAEKVKLEKEKSQLTKQRKEHEKRFEKHLFFVAAPIGIAAIIVGSVIAVQSIGTGLIFGGIFTLLNGYCWYWSELQDWMRFLSLLVAFVILIFIGYRKFGK